The DNA region GTACCTTTGGCATTTAGTTTAAATCCATCCCATGAATACCTTATAATTAATATTAGTGCTGTATTAACGGGTGCAATCTTTGGGGATCACTGCTCACCTATATCAGATACAACAATATTATCGTCAATGGGTGGAGCATGTGATCTTATTGATCATACAAAAACACAGATTAATTATGCTATATTTATTGGGCTTTTGACATTATTAACCTGTTATATACCAGCTGTTTCTGGAATAAATATTTTTATTATATTTTTAGTTAATATTTTATTAATAATATCTGTTCTCTTGTTGTTTGGTAAAAAACCATAAATATAAAATTATAACTTAAAATAATCTTTTAGACTATTTTAGACTATATATTGTTTAGACTTACAATATATTAATGTTTTCATTGTCGCTATTAGAGGAAAATTCGAGATTGTAGAGTTTTTTATAGAGGTCACACCTATTTAATAATTCAGTATGAGTGCCTTTATCAACTATTTCTCCTTTATTTAATACAATTATCCTATTAGCATTCAAGATTGTTGTTAATCTATGAGCTATTATTATTGCTGTTCTATTTTTTAGTAGATTTTCCAAGGCTTTTCTAACAAGAAATTCTGATTCGCTATCAAGTGCTGATGTAGCTTCGTCTAATATAAGAAGTTCAGGATCTTTTAAAAGTGCTCTTGCTATAATAATGCGTTGTTTTTGGCCTTCTGAAAGGGTTGAGCCGCGCTCACCGATCAATGTTTCATAACCCTTTGGTAAATTTCTTATAAATTTATCTGCATATGAAGCATTGGCTACGTTTCTTATTTTGTTGATATCATCACAGTCAGTACCGTAAGTGATATTTTCCTTGATTGTTGTGTTGAAAAGGGTGCTACCCTGGGTTACAATACTAACATATTTTCTTATGCTTTCTAATGTGAAATTTTTAATATCCTTATCATTAATTAGGATTGTTCCTTTATTTGGTTTATAAAATTGGGTAATTAGCTTAACAATGGTACTTTTGCCTGAGCCTGATGGGCCAACAATAGCAACTTTTTCACCCCTTTTTATCTCAAAGGTTATATTTTTTAGGGCTGGCTCATTTGAGCCGGGGTATGTAAAATATATATTTTTAAAAGATAAAGAATTAAAAGGCTCTTTTAGTTCAATTTTCCCCAATTCTTCCTCTTTAATGTCTGGTGAGTCTAGAATAGAAAAAACCCTTTCAGCGCCTATTATTGCTTCTTGTAGCATAATATTTGCATTACCAATTTTTGTAAGTGGATTAAATACCAACGATATGGCAGTAATAAAAGAAAATAAATCACCAGCTGTCATTTCACCATTTATAACCAGTGAACCACCAAATACTAAGACAATACTTAAGCCAATGCCAAGACATAGCTCCATTATAGGAGAGGTTATTAAATTATAGATCTCTCTTTTCATTGTAACCTTTCTTAGACGCTTATTTTCTTTGTTAAACTTGTCAATCTCTTTCTTTTCTGATGTAGAGGATTTTATTACTAGCATTGAGCTAAATATTTCTTGTAGTATTGAAGACATATCAGCTACTTTTGATTGTCTCTTATTGGAAAATTTCCTAAGTTTTTTATTTATATAATAAATCGGGTAGGCTACTAAAGGTAGGACAACTAATGAGCAAAGTGTTAAAAAGTAACTTTGATAAAAAGCTACACCTATTAATATAAACACTGTAAATATCCTTTTCACTAAACGAGACAACACGGGAATGCTATTTCTAATAATCTCAACATCATTAACCACCCTAGACATTAAGAAACCAACTTGTGATCTATCGAAAAATTCAATAGGTAGCCTTATTATTTTACTGTATAATCTATTCCTCATCTCTTCTAATATTTTTAGTGAACAATATTTCATCTGATAGTCTTGGTATACTTGGAAGGAACCTCTTACAATAAAAATAAATATTACAGCCAAAGGCAATATATATAGATAGGTGCTCTCCTTGTTGACAAAAATATAATTCATTATTGGCTCAACAATATACGCCATTGCGCCTGTGGTGGCTGAGACAACAAGCGTTGCTAATAGAGCTGTAATTAGTCTAAATTTATAAGGTTTTAAAAATGCTAACAATCTCTTTAAGTTTTTAAATTTATTTTTTTCTATATTATTCATATAATAGTGAAAATTTTTCTAGTTTATCTATCCTTTTTCTTGCTCTTTCAACATACTTCTGCTCTTTTTTATTAGTAATTTCAAGGTTTAATAATTTTCTATATATATTTTTAGCTCTTTCAATTTTATCTATTTCTTCGTAAGTTTTTGCCATTTCATAGAGGTATTGGGCATTATTTTTATCAAGGTTAACTGCTTTTTCAAAATATTCTATAGCTCTCTTAAAGGAGGCATTTTTAATAATATCATTTAGGAACTGTTTTGCTAGTGTTTTTTGAAAGCCCTCGATTTCGCTAGCTTCTTTATTAATCATCCCCAAAATAAACAATGCCATATGATTGTTTTCATTTATCTCTATAGCCTTTTCAGCTGCCTTTTCTACTTTTTTTGCAAGTTCTATCTTTTCATAAAAGGGTGCTTGTTCCATTGTAGAGCCTAACGTATAGGCTAAATAGGCATAACCCGTATCATCATTAGGGTATTTTTTAATTATATCCTCTGCAAGCTTTGAAGCTCTTTTAAAATAGGTATACCTATTATCACTATCTTCATCTAAGACCTCAGCTTTTTTTATATACTCATTAATTGTATAAATTAACTCATCTTTAACCATATTTCCAGAGGATGCACCAGAGATAAAGGGAAAAGACACAAAAAAAAGCATTATCAATAATATTATTAATTTAATTTTCATCACAGACCTCTAATATTTTCTTGATTTATATTTATATATCATTATAAATAAACTGATGTTTATATCAATAGTTTTAGCAGGTGAAAGAATAGGGAAAGGGCAGAAAAATGAATTATTAGAATATTGTGGGGTAAAAGCAAAATCCCTGATCAATATAAATGATAAACCTATGATTTTATATGTATTAGAAGCCCTATTGAAGAGCAATTTAATTAAAGACATCTATGTTATTGGGCCAGCGTTGCTTATGGAAGAATCTTGGCAACTACAAAAACTAGAGAAAGAAAATAAAATTAAATTTAGAAAGCAGATGTTATCCCCTGCTGAAAGCGTTTTGTCGATTTTAAAGGAATTAAATAATGAAAATGTTTTTATAACAACTTCAGATAACGTATTATTAAAGTTAGGGTGGATAGATTTTTTTCTAAATGGGGCATTCAAGAGCGGAAAGGATGTGTTGATGGCAGTTAATGATTATAATAGGGTAGTAGAGAAATTCCCTGATACTAAAAGGACAGTTTTAAAATTTAGAGATATCTCTTTTTGCTTTTGCAATCTCTTTGCTGTTATGAATGAAAATGGTTATAAGGTGATAGAGCTTTGGAGAAAAGTTGAAAATATGAGAAAGAACCCTTTAAAAATAGCAAGGATGATTATGCCAGTGTGGGGTCTTATCTTGTTTTCAATGGGCTTATTGAGCTCAAAAAAAGCATTTAAGAAAATGTCTAAAAAATTAGATGCAGATGTTGGCATAATAAAAATGCCCTATCCTGAAGCCTGTATTGACGTTGATAAAATTGAGGATCTTGAGCTGGTTAAAAAGATAATAAACCAATGAAAGTATATTTTGGAGGTCCTGACAAGCCCCCATTTTATTTAAGGAATATATTAGCTGAAAAAATTGATTTAATTGGTAAAAAGGGGGAGATTTTTTGGGTAACCTACTATTTTAGAGATTTAGATTTAGCTAATAAACTTATAAAGGCAGCTGAAAGAGGGGCAAATGTGACAGTTGTATTGGAGAGACGTCCCAGGGTAAAAGATTGCAATGATGAAGTGTTTAATCTATTAAAAGAAAGCTCCAAAGTGAAGATTAAGTATATAGAGCATAGTAAGCCCCACAGAGGGATATTTGGTGGTATGCCTAGAATTCATGAAAAAGTTTATTATTTTAAAAACGATTTTGAAACATCCGTTTTTATAGGAAGTTTTAACCCATCTAGTAAAATAAATAATGATGATAAAAGAATCATTGATTTGATAGGTGATCAATATAGGGGCCACAATTTTTTAGTGGAAATTGATGAAAAGCATTTAATAGAGGGCCTCTATAATCATTGTAAAAATATTGTGCAAATAAATCATGGCATTATTGAGAATTTTAAGAAAAAAGATAAGTGTATATGTGATACGGATACTAAAATACATTTTTTTCCATGGGCGGGAAAAAAATGTGTTACAGATTTTTTTTATGCAGCAGAAAAGGGCGATAGGGTTTATATAGCAGTATCCCATATATCTCTTTTTGGTATTGCTAGGATATTGTATAAATTGAAAAGAAAGGGGGTAAGACTGGATATCATCTCCCATGACACTGAGAGGCGTTTTCCAGAAAGGATTGAAAGGCAACTAAAAAAATACTCTATAAACTATATGAGGTATATACATCCAAAAAGATATCCAATGCACAATAAGTTTATAATAATAGAAAAAAAGAATGAGCAATTTGTGGGTTTTGGAAGTTTAAATTTGTCAAATAGATCAATATATGAGAATCACGAAATATTTGCTGTTACAAATAATGATACAATGGTTGAAGCATTTAAAAAAAGGTGGTATGAAATCTATTATGAAATAATTAATAATAAATACTCTTAGAATGATACGTATAGCCCATTTAAGTGATTTACATATAAATAATGTTAGCAAAATAACCTACAAAGAACTATTCTCTAAAAGGTTGTGTGGTTATTGTTTTTGGAAATCTAAAAAGCATAAACTCTTTGATTATTTTATATTCGATGAGATTAAAAAGGATATAGGTTTAGAAAAACCCGACCATATAGTAATAACTGGTGATTTAACACAGTTGTGTACGGCCAGTGAATTTAAAAAAGCAAGAAATTATATTCAAACATTAGGTGCTAATGAAAATATAACAATAATTCCAGGAAACCATGATTTTTATACATTTGCCGGTAAAAGTTTATTCTATAAAGAATTTTGTGATTTTTTTTCAGTAAATAACTATATTGATACTAAAAATTATCTCCCCTTTGTGAAAATAATAGGAAATTGTGCAATAATAGGTATAAATTCAGCAGTAGTAACACCCCCATTTTTCTCCTATGGCCATTTGAAGAAATCCCAATTGGAGCATTTAGGGTTAATATTAAAAAAACTTCAGTATAGCTATTTTAATATCCTTTTAATACACCACCCACCAATAAAGGGTATAATCTATAAAACTAAAAGCTTGTTAAATAGTAGAGAACTTATAAGGATTTTAGAGACAGGTTCAATTAATTTAGTGCTTCATGGTCATATACACCGTTTTAATCTAAGCTATTTTAACTATAGAGAAACTAATATTCCAATTATCAGTGCTCCTGCTATGGCATTTAAATCTAATATAGGTATTCGTAGTGGTGGCTATAACATGTATAAATTATATAACTGCGATAAAAAATGGAAAATAGATCTAGAAAGAAAGGTGTACAATATAGAAAAAAAGTCATTTGACACTGAAGTAATTAAGGTATTATAGGATTAGTTAATAAAATTTGTTATTCAACTACATTGATAAGTAGGAAAAAATCTATTATCAATATAGCCAAGATTGGTCCCATAATAAGAAAAAATGGATCAATATTAAATATTAATACTATGTAGCCTAGTATATATTTGAGGAAGTATATAAGAGAACCACCTAATATTGCCAAGGCTATTTCAATACCCAATTCTCCTCTTGCAGGCAATCTGTTTATAAAAAAGGGTAAGCAGAATAAGATCATTGCCGTTACAGCAAAGGGAATACTTAATTTTTGCCAAAAGACAGATAATATGTAATCGTAATTCTCGCCCCTTTTTTTTAGCTCCTTTACCTGAACCATTAGCTCACTTAGAGAGGCAGCTTCAATTGGTATTGATATGAGCTCTTTCTCAAAAAGAGCAATATCAAACTTTATTATTTTTTCACTGTAGGTATTTATCTCTATCCCTTTTTCGGTAAAACTTTTTACTGTTATATTATTTAGGATTAGTCTATTTTTAGATTCAATCGTGCCTCTTTCTGCATATATAATGTTTGACAGGGCTTTTGTATCTCCATCGATTTTAAATATTCGTATATCCTGCAGAATATTTCCTGGCTTAATTTTTTTTATATTAACAAATTTGTTTTTATCTTTTGCCCAAAAACCCTCATCACTGAGCACGAGATTTTCATTTTTTGAGATAGCTGCAACTTTAATTTTATTAGCATATTGATCAAGGATGGGAGTTATAAATTCTATTGCAAAAAAGATTATAATTAAAGATATAAATGATATTTTCAAAAATATATTAATTATATACCTATTAGTACCCCCTGAAGATTTGATGGCTATTAATTCGCGATGTCTTATTAGGTTTTCCAGTGTTAATATAGTTGAAATGATTGCGCTCATAGGAGAAAACTCAACCATTCTGTTTGGCAAGGTTAATATTACAAATATAACTGCATGGCCTAGATTAAAATAACCCACTCCCAAATAATCAAGCTGCTCTGATAGTACTATAAACGAGAAAAGTGCTGATAATATAAAGGTTACCAGTAAAAATATATTTAAATAACTTTTGTATATAGTTTTATTAATTAATTTAATTTTCATTAATACAGATATTCTCTACTTGTTTTAAATCTTATATAGATATAGGTAATAAATAATAGAAGTGTTAACCAGAAAGTGCCAGGTATTGCTGGTATTAAACCATCCTTTACCCATTCCTCGACTATATCGTAAAGGTTGTAATATGTTATATAAATTAGAATTGCTATTATTATTTTTTGCGAGCGCTTTTTGATCCTTGGGGATGACCTTGAGAGTGCTATAGATAATAAGCCTAAAAATAAAGTCATAAATGGGACTGTTAATCTCCATTCTAACTCAGCAATATTGCTGTTAGTATTTTTACTTAAAAGTTCAAAGGTTGGCGACGCTTTTGATTCATATTCCAGTGCACTTTTAGTGTTGCCTATATCAATATAGATATTCTTAAATTTTGAGAATGTTTCTTTACCACTCCCTGAGTTAAACATATATATAGCTCCATCTTCCAGAATAAGCAAATCTTTAAGCTTATTATTCTCCTCGTTTAAATATGCTTTTTTTGCATATATTATTTCGTCAGTAATCTCGTCTTTTGTGCTTTTAGTATAGAGAAAAACATCTTTTAAAATATTTGGCTTTATTTTATCATCAGCATAAATTATCTTACTACCATCGTCAAAGGATATAAAGTGTCCTTTGCTTATTCTAGTTATATCAAAGGTCTGCTTTGCATAGTGTTCAAGAAGGTATATATTTTTATATGACCATGGTCTAATAAAATTACTTAGTAGAGCACTTAATATAGCCACTGAGATAGTTAGCATAATTATGGGTTTAAAAATTTTTCTTGAGCTAAAACCGGAAGATAACATCGCTGTTAGCTCGCTATTGTCATCCATTCTGCTGAGTATAATTATGCAGCCTAGATAAAAAGATAGAGGGATCAATACTTCAAGGGAGATAATATTCTCAAAAAAAATAAGAGGAAATAATACAGATTTTGTAATAACGCCGCTGGCCACCTTTTGTAAATAGTCATAGGAAGTATGAATAAAAATAATTATATGCAGTAATAACAAAATTAATATAAAGGGTTTAATTATTTCAAAGATAACATATTTGTATAATAATGGTAATTTAAATTTTTTAAGAAAAAAAGACATTAGAAAACTCTTTAATAATTATTTTAGAATATATTCTATTATTTCTCATAAAATTTATAATCATTAATTAGTGGTAATTCTTCTCTTATAGTATTTAAAACACTTAAATCTAAATCATTTGTTATGATATGCTTCTTGCTATATAGTTCTGCTATAATATCACAATAATCAAAAACGATATAGGCTCTATTGTAGATATTATTATTTATTTTAACAATCATATAACCTGTTAATAAATTTGTTTTTTTGCCATTGCAATATTTTAAGTTTTTTGTCTATTTCTCTATGATTTAGTTCAGCTAGATATTCTATATTACTATAACGATGACCTGTATTCCACGATTTTGAGAATATAATTAAATCTATTTTATCCGGAACTTTTTTATCAATTAATATATTTATATTATTTAGACTATTATAGGGAACACACAATTTGACATCTAGTTGAATAAGTGATATTTTCATTTATATGCTATAATTTAGTAAGCTCTTTATTTTTTATAATATTTATTATATATTTAATATAAATAAATTAAATAAATGATTTAAATAATAAATAAATTATTGACTAATATATAATTAATGAGTATTTTTATTTTTCACATAGCAAATGGTGGGTGTAGCTCAGTTGGTAGAGCGCTGGATTGTGGCTCCAGTGGGCGCGGGTTCAAATCCCGTCACTCACCTGTAGGATGCGAGTGTGGCGGAACTGGTAGACGCGCTAGACTTAGGATCTAGTGCCTTTTGGCGTGGGGGTTCGAGTCCCTCCACTCGCATTAAATTAATATGTTATAATAAATTAAAATTAAATACTAACAAAGGGATAGTTTATGAAAATTGATGTTGAGGATCTAAAGCAATCGAGAAAGAAGTTGAGCATTCAGATTCCATCAAACAAGTTTGATGAAGCCTATGACAATAGGCTAGAAAGGGTTAGGAAGGAGGCGAAAATACCAGGTTTTAGAAAGGGTAAGGCCCCCGTTGATTTTGTTAAAAAGTATTATCATAACAAGATTATGAGTGAAACATTAGAAAATGTAATTAATAATGCAATAAAAGAAGCTGTTCAAGAAAAAGGTATAGCACCACTAAATATGCCCACTGTAAAAGATTTTAAGTTTGAAGATGATAGAAGTATCTCTTTTAATGTAATATTTGATGTGTATCCAGAGTGCGATATTCAAAAATATAAAGATTTTGAGTTTGTAGAAGAAATTGAAGAGGTTGTTGATAGCGAGATTGATAGAGAGTTAGAAATATTAAGGAATCAGTTTGCAACCTATAGCCCAAAACAGGAAGATGAAAGCGCTGAGAGCCTTGATATGATAAATATTGACATGGTTGAGATAATTGATGGAGAAGAGGAAGAAAGCAAGGACTTTGAGTTTATTTTAGATAATAATGATTTCAACAGAGATTTTAATGATGCTATTAAAGGGATGAAAAAGGGCGAAACAAAAGAGTTTATTGTAAAATACCCTGATGAACATAGAGATAAAAAATTAGCAGGCAAAAATGTTACTTATAGGGTAACACTTAAGGAGATAAAGAAGAAAACATTGCCAGATATTAATGATGACTTTGCTAAAGAGGTGAGCGAAAATTTTGAGACATTAGAAGATTTGAGGGCAGATATTAAAAAGAAACTATATGAGCATAAGAAGCAAAGAGCAAGAAATCTTTTAATAGAAAAGATAATTAATAAAATTTTAGAGGAGAACCCCTTTGACGTTCCAGAATCTTTGGTGAATAAAGAAGCTGAAAATATAGCTCAGATGATGATTGAAAATTATAAACAAACTTATGGTGAGGCTATCCTGGATAAATTGCCAGACAAGAAAGGATTGATAGAAAATATGAAATCAAGAGCTGAATTTCAAATAAAATCTGCATTAGTAATCTTTAAGGTTGCTGAAAAAGAAAATATTAAGGTTAGTGAAGAAGAGATTGATGAAAAAATCAAAGAGTATGCAAAGAATTTAAATATGGAACTTGATAAACTGAAAGATCTTTGGAAGAAAAATAATGTGTTACAAAGAATTAAGGACAATATACTAGTAGATAAAATTCAAGATTTATTATTGAATGTAAATAAGGTTGAACAAAGATATGTAAAGCCCAAGGATGACGATAATAAGAAAAAAGGAGAAGAATAATGAGTTACTATATACCCTTTGTTATTGAACAAACTGGTAGAGGTGAGAGGTCTTATGATATTTATTCTAGACTACTAAAAGATAGGATTGTTTTTTTAGGCACAGGGATTGATGACAATGTAGCAAATGTAGTAGTAGCGCAATTATTATTCTTAGAGGCGGAAGATAGCGAAAAAGATATATATTTATATATTAATAGCCCAGGTGGTATTATAACGAGTGGTTTAGCTATATATGACACAATGAACCATATTAAGCCAAATGTATCAACTATTTGCATTGGTCAAGCTGCAAGCATGGCAGCTGTGTTATTGGCTGGTGGCACAAAGGGCAAGAGATATTCTGTTCCTCATTCAAGAATATTAATACATCAACCATTAGGAGGATTTCAAGGGCAGGCTAAGGATATCGAGATACATGCAAAAGAGATTATACGTATGAAGAATATTATAAATAGTATTTTATCAGAGAGAACAGGTCAATCATTA from Deferribacterota bacterium includes:
- the tig gene encoding trigger factor, whose translation is MKIDVEDLKQSRKKLSIQIPSNKFDEAYDNRLERVRKEAKIPGFRKGKAPVDFVKKYYHNKIMSETLENVINNAIKEAVQEKGIAPLNMPTVKDFKFEDDRSISFNVIFDVYPECDIQKYKDFEFVEEIEEVVDSEIDRELEILRNQFATYSPKQEDESAESLDMINIDMVEIIDGEEEESKDFEFILDNNDFNRDFNDAIKGMKKGETKEFIVKYPDEHRDKKLAGKNVTYRVTLKEIKKKTLPDINDDFAKEVSENFETLEDLRADIKKKLYEHKKQRARNLLIEKIINKILEENPFDVPESLVNKEAENIAQMMIENYKQTYGEAILDKLPDKKGLIENMKSRAEFQIKSALVIFKVAEKENIKVSEEEIDEKIKEYAKNLNMELDKLKDLWKKNNVLQRIKDNILVDKIQDLLLNVNKVEQRYVKPKDDDNKKKGEE
- the lptF gene encoding LPS export ABC transporter permease LptF — translated: MSFFLKKFKLPLLYKYVIFEIIKPFILILLLLHIIIFIHTSYDYLQKVASGVITKSVLFPLIFFENIISLEVLIPLSFYLGCIIILSRMDDNSELTAMLSSGFSSRKIFKPIIMLTISVAILSALLSNFIRPWSYKNIYLLEHYAKQTFDITRISKGHFISFDDGSKIIYADDKIKPNILKDVFLYTKSTKDEITDEIIYAKKAYLNEENNKLKDLLILEDGAIYMFNSGSGKETFSKFKNIYIDIGNTKSALEYESKASPTFELLSKNTNSNIAELEWRLTVPFMTLFLGLLSIALSRSSPRIKKRSQKIIIAILIYITYYNLYDIVEEWVKDGLIPAIPGTFWLTLLLFITYIYIRFKTSREYLY
- a CDS encoding ABC transporter transmembrane domain-containing protein — translated: MNNIEKNKFKNLKRLLAFLKPYKFRLITALLATLVVSATTGAMAYIVEPIMNYIFVNKESTYLYILPLAVIFIFIVRGSFQVYQDYQMKYCSLKILEEMRNRLYSKIIRLPIEFFDRSQVGFLMSRVVNDVEIIRNSIPVLSRLVKRIFTVFILIGVAFYQSYFLTLCSLVVLPLVAYPIYYINKKLRKFSNKRQSKVADMSSILQEIFSSMLVIKSSTSEKKEIDKFNKENKRLRKVTMKREIYNLITSPIMELCLGIGLSIVLVFGGSLVINGEMTAGDLFSFITAISLVFNPLTKIGNANIMLQEAIIGAERVFSILDSPDIKEEELGKIELKEPFNSLSFKNIYFTYPGSNEPALKNITFEIKRGEKVAIVGPSGSGKSTIVKLITQFYKPNKGTILINDKDIKNFTLESIRKYVSIVTQGSTLFNTTIKENITYGTDCDDINKIRNVANASYADKFIRNLPKGYETLIGERGSTLSEGQKQRIIIARALLKDPELLILDEATSALDSESEFLVRKALENLLKNRTAIIIAHRLTTILNANRIIVLNKGEIVDKGTHTELLNRCDLYKKLYNLEFSSNSDNENINIL
- a CDS encoding tetratricopeptide repeat protein, coding for MKIKLIILLIMLFFVSFPFISGASSGNMVKDELIYTINEYIKKAEVLDEDSDNRYTYFKRASKLAEDIIKKYPNDDTGYAYLAYTLGSTMEQAPFYEKIELAKKVEKAAEKAIEINENNHMALFILGMINKEASEIEGFQKTLAKQFLNDIIKNASFKRAIEYFEKAVNLDKNNAQYLYEMAKTYEEIDKIERAKNIYRKLLNLEITNKKEQKYVERARKRIDKLEKFSLLYE
- the clpP gene encoding ATP-dependent Clp endopeptidase proteolytic subunit ClpP produces the protein MSYYIPFVIEQTGRGERSYDIYSRLLKDRIVFLGTGIDDNVANVVVAQLLFLEAEDSEKDIYLYINSPGGIITSGLAIYDTMNHIKPNVSTICIGQAASMAAVLLAGGTKGKRYSVPHSRILIHQPLGGFQGQAKDIEIHAKEIIRMKNIINSILSERTGQSLEKIEKDVDRDYFMSAEEAKTYGIIDDIIEKKDLDKK
- a CDS encoding NTP transferase domain-containing protein produces the protein MFISIVLAGERIGKGQKNELLEYCGVKAKSLININDKPMILYVLEALLKSNLIKDIYVIGPALLMEESWQLQKLEKENKIKFRKQMLSPAESVLSILKELNNENVFITTSDNVLLKLGWIDFFLNGAFKSGKDVLMAVNDYNRVVEKFPDTKRTVLKFRDISFCFCNLFAVMNENGYKVIELWRKVENMRKNPLKIARMIMPVWGLILFSMGLLSSKKAFKKMSKKLDADVGIIKMPYPEACIDVDKIEDLELVKKIINQ
- a CDS encoding Na+/H+ antiporter NhaC family protein, giving the protein VPLAFSLNPSHEYLIINISAVLTGAIFGDHCSPISDTTILSSMGGACDLIDHTKTQINYAIFIGLLTLLTCYIPAVSGINIFIIFLVNILLIISVLLLFGKKP
- a CDS encoding metallophosphoesterase; protein product: MIRIAHLSDLHINNVSKITYKELFSKRLCGYCFWKSKKHKLFDYFIFDEIKKDIGLEKPDHIVITGDLTQLCTASEFKKARNYIQTLGANENITIIPGNHDFYTFAGKSLFYKEFCDFFSVNNYIDTKNYLPFVKIIGNCAIIGINSAVVTPPFFSYGHLKKSQLEHLGLILKKLQYSYFNILLIHHPPIKGIIYKTKSLLNSRELIRILETGSINLVLHGHIHRFNLSYFNYRETNIPIISAPAMAFKSNIGIRSGGYNMYKLYNCDKKWKIDLERKVYNIEKKSFDTEVIKVL
- a CDS encoding phospholipase D-like domain-containing protein; translation: MKVYFGGPDKPPFYLRNILAEKIDLIGKKGEIFWVTYYFRDLDLANKLIKAAERGANVTVVLERRPRVKDCNDEVFNLLKESSKVKIKYIEHSKPHRGIFGGMPRIHEKVYYFKNDFETSVFIGSFNPSSKINNDDKRIIDLIGDQYRGHNFLVEIDEKHLIEGLYNHCKNIVQINHGIIENFKKKDKCICDTDTKIHFFPWAGKKCVTDFFYAAEKGDRVYIAVSHISLFGIARILYKLKRKGVRLDIISHDTERRFPERIERQLKKYSINYMRYIHPKRYPMHNKFIIIEKKNEQFVGFGSLNLSNRSIYENHEIFAVTNNDTMVEAFKKRWYEIYYEIINNKYS
- a CDS encoding LptF/LptG family permease yields the protein MKIKLINKTIYKSYLNIFLLVTFILSALFSFIVLSEQLDYLGVGYFNLGHAVIFVILTLPNRMVEFSPMSAIISTILTLENLIRHRELIAIKSSGGTNRYIINIFLKISFISLIIIFFAIEFITPILDQYANKIKVAAISKNENLVLSDEGFWAKDKNKFVNIKKIKPGNILQDIRIFKIDGDTKALSNIIYAERGTIESKNRLILNNITVKSFTEKGIEINTYSEKIIKFDIALFEKELISIPIEAASLSELMVQVKELKKRGENYDYILSVFWQKLSIPFAVTAMILFCLPFFINRLPARGELGIEIALAILGGSLIYFLKYILGYIVLIFNIDPFFLIMGPILAILIIDFFLLINVVE